gaccaccgcgatgtgacgaatagtccaattaccattatGAGATATGAGAGAGAGTCGTGTGAAAAAGTGAGTTTGGACCAAAACACTCCGCGAAAACAGATCCGCGTCTCGGTTGACACTGTCGTCGTGTTGACGTTTGGCGGCCGGCTAACGTGAGCGAGTGGCGAGTGGCGAGTTGCGATTTGCGAGTGTCGTCGATGCAATGTCTTCGCGATCGACCCCATAGGAATTCCTATCCCTATGATCGAGTTCGGCCGCCTGCAGCTGACCCGACGGCTTCTGGTGATCGCTCTGCTTCTGACGGCTCTCCTGCTCTTCAAGGAGTGGCTGGGCAGCGTCTGGTGAATCGTCTCCGTCTCCGTCTCCGTCTCCGTCTCCACCGACATGTCCAACAAACGCGTCTCGTACTTCTACAACGCCGAGGTGGGCAACTTCCACTACGGCCCCGGACATCCCATGAAGCCGCATCGCCTCGCCGTCATCCACAGCCTCGTCCTCAACTACGGCCTACACAGTCGCATGCAAATCTATCGACCCTACCGAGCGACGTCTCATGACATGCAACGCTTTCACAGCGAAGAGTACATCGAGTTTTTGCACAGAGTCACGCCACAGAACATTCAAAGTCAGTATTCTCTTTCTTCTGCttgcattgcattggattattAGATTAGACGTGGGCGAACTCGATTTATGATCCGAGAACCCTCTGCAATTCTATTCTCTTAACATATCGAGTTCGTTAGTGGGTACATTCTCATCACCGTTTCGATTTTATTTCAGGTTTCACCAAGTATTTGACACACTTCAACGTCGGTGACGACTGCCCGGTGTTCGAAGGACTGTTCGATTTCTGTTCCATGTACACGGGCGCTTCTTTAGAGGGTGCCATGAAACTCAACAACAACCATTGCGATATCGCCATCAATTGGTCGGGTGGATTGCATCACGCCAAAAAGTTCGAAGCCTCCGGTACCATCTTTAACCgacgtattcaaatatttgcgGCTATTGTGTCCATTTTATGCAACGTTTCTCTGTCGTTTCAGGATTCTGTTACGTCAACGACATTGTTATAAGCATTTTAGAACTTCTCAAATATCATCCTAGAGTATTATATATAGACATCGACGTGCATCACGGCGATGGAGTACAAGAAGCGTTTTACTTAACAGACAGAGTGATGACCGTCAGTTTTCACAAATATGGCAACTATTTCTTCCCGGGTACGGGTGATATGTACGAAATTGGCGCCGAATGTGGACGCTATTACTCTGTCAACGTTCCCCTGAAAGAGGGCATCGATGACCAAAGCTACGTCCAAGTGAGTATTGCCAGACTCTCGTCTCGGAGCATTTCTTATTGTGAAACAATAATCATGTATTTGTTCGTGATTTGCAGGTATTTAAACCGGTCATATCGTATGTTATGGAATTTTACAAACCGACGGCTATCGTCCTACAGTGTGGTGCTGATTCACTCGCAGGCGATAGGCTCGGTTGTTTCTCTCTCTCGACTCGAGGTCACGGAGAGTGCGTCAAGTTCGTCAAAGGCCTCGGAGTTCCGATTCTCGTCGTAGGGGGCGGAGGGTGAGATTCattcatttttgttaaaattgacATATACGTATAGTaaaaacggttcccggaaagattcactaaattgcactgaatagtggcgcagtttcgattaggacttgaaaattatttcaaaggCGCTCCAAAAGAACTTACAGAATAGCATTCCACAAATAAAGGTGAGctccctcggataacatacagaTATCCATCCCttaacgcttttttgtggaattctattgcgttagttcttcttgagcatctttgaaagtttggatatcTCGAGTGTATTTTTCCAGTCGACAGTAAAAACGTGCcaagtattaattaatttacgattgatattttttagataTACTCTAAGAAATGTGGCCAGATGTTGGACGTACGAGACGTCGTTATTAGTCGATGAGAATATCTCGAATGAATTACCATATACGGAATATTTGGAATATTTTGCTCCCGATTTCACTCTGCATCCTGACATAACCACTAGGTAATAAAACGACGATAATATTTgcgtaataatttatatttgacgATCATatgcaattaataatttatacatttgATTGATTTCAGACAAGATAATGCCAATAGCAAGCAATACCTGGAAACGATAACAAAACACGTATACGACAATTTGAAAATGTGTCAACACGCGCCCAGCGTTCAAATGCATGAAACTCCAGGTATAAAATTCTACATGTTACTCTAATTTAagataatacaatatgtatatttacatacttgaGTGATTGCTTGCAAATAAATACACTACAAATCACATATCACGAGTTAAATGTCACTTCAATTATACTAAACTATACTatgctatattatatataatgtatgtacatatctttacatatatattttacaataattttatgtacattttaaatacttatGATAATGTTTATTTACAGAGGACGCTTTTCCAGATGAGTTGAGAATAAAAGAAGAGCCAGATCCTGACGTTAAAGTGAGCCAAGAAGAAGCGGACAAAATGGTGGATGCCCAAAATGAATTTTACGATAGTGAAAAAGACAATGATAAAAGTGCAATAGAAGCTCAGTGATAGATAAcgttgaataaatttatttgaaatcgaCAACCgcctgttattttattttattttatttacaccaCGACTCGTACGTCTATTTCGTTTCAGTAATAACTATCCAACGTAATATCGAAATTATTATCTTTTATATACTTCTGTAGACACATGTCTTGATCGTTGTAACTGACTGTGAACCGCCTCAACAAGTAGCAGCTGTCGATCACCTTTTTGATGACGACCTGAGACACCGTCAAAGTGCAGTCCAGCGAAAGGAACACTAAATGATGCATGAACCCACTTTGGAGAAGTTTCGTCAGCGTCGCGTCAAACGACAACTTGGCACGATACTTGACTATGAGGTTGGAGAGGCATTTCGCATACGACATGAAAAATAGCAACACGTCTTCCAGATTGAAATTGCCAGATCCTAGATAGAGGCACTTCAAGTCCTTAAACAAGATCTCTTTACGTTTGAAATTTTGGGGCACGACTAGATTGACGGAACGCGTGATGAGACGCAGAGCTATCAAATTCGGACAGCACTTTCCGATCGTCAGGATGTCGTTGAGGCTCAACACGTTGCCCACTTCCCACAGCGTAAAGTCTGTGAGATTGCAACCTTTTATAGTCAAGAGTTCACGCATCGAGTCGGTGAACGGGAAAAACGACAGAACCAGTCTAGTCAGACTCATCTCGCTGCGTATCAAAAGTTGTAATATTTCATCACTGTCACTCTCTCCGAGATGCGTCAAATTCAAATCTATCAAATTGGGGCAAAGTTTCACCAGTTTTCGAACACTTTCAGTTCGGGCAAAGTGGCGGTTGATCTTTTTCAGGCTGAGAGGATGGCAGGTGAATTCGGCGGCCACCAACGTCGAGCCAATGTCGCACGACTCTATCCTGAGTTCTTCGAGGGACTGCAGGTGATTGACTATATTTCTTATTCCCGCCTGAGAAATATACTTGGTCTTTTGGACGCTCAGTCTTTCGTTTCTCGGCGGATCGATGATCAGTATTCGCAAATGTTCCAAATCGATCAGGCATTCCAAGCCGGCGTCGGAGACGTTTCTTACCAAGACGGAGGCATTGAACGAGGACTTGAGCAAATCGACTCTGGATATGGCGTTGATCTTCTGCAGAAGCGTGCAATTTTGGCCGACGACTTTCAATATGTCGTCGGTGCAGATCTGCTGCAGATTCAACTCGACGAGTCGGGTGAGCGCCGAGAGGCGTTTGAGCCAAAACGCTTGGGGGATGCTGTTGTCGGAGTCGCACTTTCGAAAGCTCGTGATGCTCGGGTGGGTGAGCAGCGACAGCTGAATTCTGGGATCGGCTTTCAGCGGAACGGAGCCTCTTTGCGAGCAAAGGGCGTCGAACAAGCTGAAAGGTCAAAGCGATGACAAAGTGAGTGAGTGAAACGGTAccaaaacaaaataacataaaacttATCGACTAATGTGTGGGTGGGCCTCACTCGGTGGGCAGATTGGCGACCAGATAGTTCTTCATGATCTCGATGTGATACTGGAAGCTCTCCTCGTAATAGCACCGATGGATTTTCTCCATTGCGAAGCACGCGCAGTTAATCGTTCGGATAGATGCCCTCACCGAAATGTCGAACAACGAATTTGGCTGCTTTCGAGGAGCCATTCCCCCCCTTCCGCTTCCGGTTTCACGTTTGACGTGTTTAATGTTTACGTGCGAAAGCTTCGACGTCGCATATGTTTACGCTTCTCCTTGGTCTGCACCGCTTCCATTCTGGCCATACCTCCCTAtcttactatgtatatgtactcttTTTCAAAGGCACACTCATTTACCAACAACCACAACAACCAATACGACTCCACAAATAACGTTTTTTCGGTTGCTATTCTAATGCATTCCAACTTCTTCTTGAGCTCCTTTGAAAGTTAAAAGTGAAAGTCTCGAGAGTGCGGTTCTCTCCGATCTTTGAGCATTTTTCCGATCACCATACGTATCTATTGTACATAATTCGTCGTCAAAGTCTCCACTGTCTTACTGACGTTGCAGctgtctgaaaaaaaaaataaactcccAGCTGATTTACAGCCAGCTGTATAACAAcgaattatgtacgtatgtatataggtcTGTATCCGAGCCAAAAACCctcatggccgttggttgtccTCTTACGGCTTCGGCTTTTGTTTTCTCTCTTTTTACACCGACCATCTGTCAGTCGCTCTAGATTCTCCCGTGGGTCCGGCGACCGGTGATCCCGGCGCGGACCGCCAGATGCAGCGTCCCTCGTAAAAGCCGGCCTCGAACTAAGCCCCGAACTCTGGCCCCGTGATCCGCCCAAGTCTGATATCATAGAAGTCATTGGCATCATAGAAGCCCTCCGAGGAGTATGGCTTCTTCCATAGTCGTGCCTCACCGACTATGCTCGACCACGTGTTCGATCCAAGCCTCGAACACGGCGAGCTCTTAGACGCTCGTGAAACGCCAACCGAGAaggtcttggcgtggctggtctacccttcctgaccagccaccgcCTACAATCCACAGCctccgccataaaggggcagaggCGTCGAGCAACTCCCCGGCTCGGCCATCAACTCGTCAATAAAAACGAGACCAACTGCTACTCTTTTGTATAATTCCCTCACcccgcaccgttccagagcaagctgatcgagacgacgacacgtacacagccactggtcatccacacatacacacgcatATATACAGCCCCTGCAGCTAGCGTTCAGTCTGTttatacttaacagcactgcacgactccgtttcaaatatgtcattttattacatttctattcatatctacctacacgtcgcggtcacgtcacgtttacagcactttggccgagtgcaaggcaaaattgcttacttatacatacattacaggccatgacgatacggcgcaatattgcttacgtcgtattgtcgagtacttacaatatgaatgcatacacgtgcattcgtaatacaagtcagcaaaaatgtttcggcgtttatcgaacgaaaaattatgtataatcgcgttgttgttggaagaagaagctcaagaaggcaataaaaaagcacggaggcgttttgatgtgcatcccatgttaaaaaatagaaaaaccgaaggagagttttggacactgtataagcagcttgtggatgatggacaaattttttttaaatatttccgtaaaaaattaaaaaaaaattaaaatattttttaaatatttgcaccaaaaccatgtcgaaagattgaacactTGTCAACTGtaactatcgataattggttcaaaacagcaaagcggcagactcatggcacgtaattcgcgtgtatatttccacgatggccaaaaaaacggatacaatacgttgacggatgttgctgtaaggtatgaacaggaaatgtcgggtactgctgtaagcctgccgtggcgtaaacgtgacggttggtatgaatatacccatacaaaatgtatcaaagaatacttttagtacggccggatacctgctgaagtcggtacgtgcctactaggtatgaacagacctataTAGGACACTGTATTATTTTGTATCCCCAcagtgtacatatgttacaacaTGACATTAGTTCAGGTGGCCAACGACTGTAGCGTTTATCCTATCCGGTTACGCAAGTCTTGCCAAATATGTACGCCAAGCGGACTTATCATTAATAGGTCATCCGAAATGTGCACTGCTTTCACGGTGATGAgtgtaatgtaattttattgCAATCTCGGAAGACGCAAAGCCATACCgtgaatttttcaaaaatattttcggtCACCGATGCCATCTGTACTTGTTATTTGTAAGCTAGCACGATCGGTATGTGATCGACGATGAGTTGGCAGCAGTGTCGGTGCAAAGTGTCAGACCGGCCGAGAGCTTGTCACTGTCACTGTCACTGTCACTGTCGAGTGAGAGTGGGAGTGGGAGTGGGAGTGGCGATCTCGCGTTTCGAAGATTCGCGACTTTCCGACATTCGCGATGTCTGCGGGCGGCGTGGCCTTGACGGCTCACAGCCGAGCCGTCAGACATCTGGCGAGATCACTCGCCCTTCGCACGCCCCCTCCAGCCCCCTGGGACAAGGTTATTCGACACTACACTAATTGCCCTCATCTTCCTCTCTACACCTCTCTGCACCTCTGTGCACCTTTGCACCCTCGTACTACCTGTAACCTTCAACCTCGCACATTTGGACCGCTCACTTCGCTCTCGTTCATTTGCAGATCAATACTCTCTTCGCACTATGTCCCCAAGTGTCGGGAATCGTTCACATCACTCCCAGGAGCCAAGAGGCGACTATCGCTCTAGGAATTTATTTCCTGCAGAGTGGATTGCAACATCGAGACAAACTGCTACCATATTTTCTCAAACTGCTCAAATGTTTATCCACTGCGCAATGGGAGGAACCCTCCTGCAACATCGTATCCACAGATCGTAAGAAAACTTCCACTTATTTAAtacaacatttatttaaaaaaaaaagtacatttaataaatacatagtttgtGTAGTTATTCCAATTCGAGGTTCACATTTTCTCATATTCCTTTAATTGCCGTTGTTGTGAATGTCATTTTCTGTGAAAGAAATTTTGTCAATGAAAACAAATCATTTTCGACttattaaatatgtaacatatgtGCACTGTTTTTGCActccaagaaggcgcattattttatatttcgagTACATTTATGGAGATTTTTCGAGAGGGAAAGAATTGTGCTCCTCTATGATATAAAATGCGCCTTCGTGAAATAAAAGCAGTGTATGCATTCGTTATTTTCACCATTTTcacattttgtttattatttgccACCGCCTCCAGCCCCAGCTCCGGCTCCGGCTCCGGCTCCAATACCCATTTCAAAACCGGCACCGGCTGTTAAAAATTCAACATATAATGCatgaaaattacataaaatttgaaCAGTGTATTTCCGTGTGTCGGTTACCTCCTGCGTTACCTCCTCCATTGCCTCTGCCATCACCACCACCACCTGCTCCACCACCTGCTCCACCACCTGCTCCACCTCCTATACCCGCTCCAAAGCCTATTCCTGTAAAAATATGATCGTCTTTATTGCAAATTCATATAAAGTAATGGCGTTAATGTATTACACACAGGTATTTCCGCGCGTAACATTTCAGCGCAACATCATTTTCgctcattataataaaaaaaaataatagaaaaacagaagttatttgccaaataaataaacattagagTATTTTACCAATTACCCAGCTAATGATGCTAATGTTAGAAGTCTCAAACGAATAATCTGGACTCTTTGTTTTTAGcttattgaatataatatcatttttataCGATTTTCAATCGTTTCAATATGGAAATGTTAGTCATAAATATTAGTCAACCAGAAAACAAAGATAATGAGGATGGaagtgaagaagaagaagaagaagttaTCAATTGTATTATGATAACAAAATGAACTGTGGAGTATTTGCATATTCCAAATGAAGTTTAAAAGCCTCTTATAGggcgttaaataaataagttatttGTTAACACACGTTTTGGCTTAAAACTAGAAGAAAGTGTACCCCTTTCTTATAAGTTCACAACCGTTGAAAAAAATcaggtaaaatttattttttataagtttGTCGGTCACAGATTGATATAATGTAACGATATAATTACTTTTCGggaaatttatattgatattagATAATCgctaataaacaaattaaaatcatgtacaaaaatctataaaacgATCAATAAACAAATAGTTGTAATTATTCGTCAGACACCTTTCCATAATTAgccaataacatatgtacatatatatacactttattttgcatacaaattctgttttaatttgttatataaaatttttttgaaatgacTGTTGAACTGCGCCGAAATGTGGGCGCGATGGGGTACCACATTACTTGCCTCCATTTGCTCCACCGCCAGCGTTACCTCCTCCACCTTGAGCATTGTTctaaaattgtatgaaatatgtataaataatacataatattaaggaGTTTATAGCTGCTTTACAGTCACTTTAATTGGCATTTACCATTtccagtttaaaaaaaaagcaattttagtgtacctatacatacatgcatatgtacacatgtagagTCAAGTATTTTCTATACATTTAAGCCTAAAGTAAATTGTAGTGAATTCAAATTAACTTACCAGGTTGACGAGTGTTCCCAaaacaattacaaatattaacaatattttatgcatttttgTGTATTATACGTGTGCAATTCTTCTAGTAACTGAATTACGCTTGATTCCGTTGACATATTTATATGTTGAGTAACAATAAGTCACAATtggtgttattatttttaatctcatctatgtatgtatgtatgtatttacatatacatatatttatgtagttacAAACGGTTTTCCATTTACGgagttataaaataataaaaaaaagtttccatGGTTAGTCAcgttatgtattatgtataaatagatCAAGTACAATGTAGTTCAAAATTCATTATAATTACTATTTgcacaattataaaataatatgatgtAGAAACTTTATATTACTAAAGGCATGGAAATTAATTTGTTTGCATCCTAAAATGGATAGTCTGCACTTCTAATATCGCTTATCTCGCGTTAGGTCGTCAAAGTAACTGTAGAAATAGAAAGTGGTAGTGGTAGAAGAATGTCACTTTACATTCAAATAGATGCttacttaattttatacataacttggtattaagtttaaacttttagatatgaaatttcagttcaataaaccacaaggtttctgagaaaaacataaaaaaacctcgattctctagagtaacagtactacttccggttcagataaaaatatttaaaaaatataaggttataaagattattatttctattacatgtaaaaaaatttcagtcctattcagttagcggcttgggagataattgaattgaaaaacttaaaaaaaggggacACTTCTGTATAAGGAgagataccatttccggtcaaattaaaaatttgaaaaagatttacgtcgtgtcgataagaattttagtaaccgatactaagtttcagttcgatatgaCTAACGGTAttcgaaaaatccccaaaatacacacacacacacacacacacacacacacatttttagtagatcatgaaaatgtgatcagtgatcgattctgagttcgaatcagtcaaaatctcgagttggaattttcgctatgatcacaaaacttcatctattgatagtacgtacatatgtacatagataaagtaaatattatgtTAAGATAATTCGTTTCAAAATAAAAGTTATCTTTTTAGAAGTAGCATTTACTAACCCACATATTTGAATTATCGAAACATGTCTCGTGCAGAATGTGtcccatatttatatttttatcaatttccaaatgataataataaatttgtattatgttgtacgtccatatatgtatgtatgtattatattgtatattaatttttatccgAGTTGCATTTAGAATCATTGCTTCAGAGTTATGTGTATgtcatataattaattgttgtACTGCTAATTTTCATCACCATTATGCATAGTTATtctatgttatgtacatatttcttgatTTTTATCATGTAATCTGTGTAGTCATAAAAGAGATTCGCTTCTATGTACTACCGTTAATTGTTCAAAATTGCATTTAATTGTCAGTAATGAATAGGATTCTATTGTTATGcatttgaaattgttttaatcaattttgtatTCATTATTGATTTTACAGGTATTACGGCATCCGAAAAATTCAGTTTCTGTTTAAATACGCTACTATCTGATATTGCAACGAGACATGCTAATCTCAGAGATGAAATAATTTCTGCTCAAGTGGATTTGATGAACAATCTCACCAAACATATTACCGAGTGTCACGAGAGTAAAGAAAATGCTCTATCAAAGTTACAGCTTTGTAAAAGTACAATCCCAGTTTTAATAGGTTTGGCACGATCCATGGGTCGATTTTGCAGCAACAATCCTCCGTTGCTCTGTCGGATTTTTCCCGAGCCCGATCCCCCCGTTAAACCTAAATCTTT
This Arctopsyche grandis isolate Sample6627 chromosome 7, ASM5162203v2, whole genome shotgun sequence DNA region includes the following protein-coding sequences:
- the LOC143914850 gene encoding uncharacterized protein LOC143914850 — protein: MAPRKQPNSLFDISVRASIRTINCACFAMEKIHRCYYEESFQYHIEIMKNYLVANLPTDLFDALCSQRGSVPLKADPRIQLSLLTHPSITSFRKCDSDNSIPQAFWLKRLSALTRLVELNLQQICTDDILKVVGQNCTLLQKINAISRVDLLKSSFNASVLVRNVSDAGLECLIDLEHLRILIIDPPRNERLSVQKTKYISQAGIRNIVNHLQSLEELRIESCDIGSTLVAAEFTCHPLSLKKINRHFARTESVRKLVKLCPNLIDLNLTHLGESDSDEILQLLIRSEMSLTRLVLSFFPFTDSMRELLTIKGCNLTDFTLWEVGNVLSLNDILTIGKCCPNLIALRLITRSVNLVVPQNFKRKEILFKDLKCLYLGSGNFNLEDVLLFFMSYAKCLSNLIVKYRAKLSFDATLTKLLQSGFMHHLVFLSLDCTLTVSQVVIKKVIDSCYLLRRFTVSYNDQDMCLQKYIKDNNFDITLDSYY
- the HDAC3 gene encoding histone deacetylase 3, which encodes MSNKRVSYFYNAEVGNFHYGPGHPMKPHRLAVIHSLVLNYGLHSRMQIYRPYRATSHDMQRFHSEEYIEFLHRVTPQNIQSFTKYLTHFNVGDDCPVFEGLFDFCSMYTGASLEGAMKLNNNHCDIAINWSGGLHHAKKFEASGFCYVNDIVISILELLKYHPRVLYIDIDVHHGDGVQEAFYLTDRVMTVSFHKYGNYFFPGTGDMYEIGAECGRYYSVNVPLKEGIDDQSYVQVFKPVISYVMEFYKPTAIVLQCGADSLAGDRLGCFSLSTRGHGECVKFVKGLGVPILVVGGGGYTLRNVARCWTYETSLLVDENISNELPYTEYLEYFAPDFTLHPDITTRQDNANSKQYLETITKHVYDNLKMCQHAPSVQMHETPEDAFPDELRIKEEPDPDVKVSQEEADKMVDAQNEFYDSEKDNDKSAIEAQ